A genomic window from Leptolyngbya sp. BL0902 includes:
- a CDS encoding NAD-dependent epimerase/dehydratase family protein: MDTSASNSPSPGSVRVFMTGASGCIGHYILELLMQAERYDIYLLLRNPDKLRLPVANHPRVHILEGGLADIDRYADLIPTMNLAILTAAAWGGDDDYVFGTNVHHNLRLMSMLDPDRCQQVIYFSTASILDRSGKPLPEAGTLGTDYIRSKYKCHQRLPELALYPKITTVFPTLVFGGDKDKPYSFISAGLQDVTRWVGLARFLQADAGFHFAHAQDIATVVAHLLEHPSDKGYREFVIGNPALSANQAIEEISDYFGQRIWFRVPLSIGLANLLIKVFRVQMAPWDYFCLQYRHFVYQGAINPASFGMDPYCATLADLLRVHGIARRS, encoded by the coding sequence TTGGATACTTCCGCCTCAAATTCCCCTTCCCCAGGGTCTGTACGGGTCTTTATGACCGGGGCCAGCGGCTGCATTGGGCACTACATTCTAGAACTGCTGATGCAGGCAGAGCGCTACGACATTTATCTACTGCTGAGAAACCCCGATAAGCTGCGATTACCCGTGGCCAATCACCCCAGGGTGCATATTCTCGAAGGTGGTCTGGCGGATATTGATCGATACGCTGACCTGATCCCGACGATGAACCTGGCCATTCTCACCGCTGCCGCCTGGGGTGGCGATGATGACTATGTGTTTGGCACCAACGTCCACCACAACCTGCGGCTGATGTCCATGCTGGATCCAGATCGCTGCCAGCAGGTGATTTACTTTTCCACCGCCAGCATTCTAGATCGCAGTGGCAAACCTCTCCCAGAGGCAGGCACCCTCGGCACCGACTACATTCGCAGCAAGTACAAGTGCCACCAGCGACTACCGGAACTCGCCCTCTACCCTAAGATCACCACGGTGTTTCCTACCCTGGTCTTTGGGGGAGATAAGGACAAGCCCTACTCCTTCATCTCTGCCGGGTTGCAAGACGTCACTCGCTGGGTGGGGCTGGCGCGGTTCCTTCAGGCCGATGCCGGGTTTCACTTTGCCCACGCCCAAGACATTGCGACGGTGGTGGCCCATCTGCTAGAACACCCGTCGGACAAGGGCTACCGGGAATTTGTAATTGGCAACCCGGCGCTTTCGGCCAACCAAGCCATCGAAGAAATTAGCGACTATTTTGGTCAACGCATCTGGTTTCGGGTGCCCCTGTCCATTGGGTTAGCCAATCTGCTGATCAAGGTCTTCCGGGTGCAAATGGCCCCCTGGGACTACTTTTGCCTGCAATATCGCCACTTTGTCTACCAGGGCGCGATTAACCCGGCCAGCTTTGGTATGGATCCCTACTGTGCCACCCTGGCAGATTTGCTGCGGGTTCACGGCATTGCTCGTCGCTCCTAA
- the sppA gene encoding signal peptide peptidase SppA, with product MRQFLKYTLASFTGSVLFFLVAGGLLALGAVGLTGALIAGLARGGGSPTVEKDSVLVYDLGTLVPDTPMVQAPGDFVVNGRMSPQVALRQVVLALEAAAEDDRIVALYLKGSSTVGMGLANQQEITQVLTRFQASGKPILAYDVSWSEREYALVALADTVYLHPFGDLEMNGLYSETLYQADALEKLGIGVQVTRTGAYKSAVEPFTNNAMSPQEREQTQRLLQEIWQGLLTAMAQPRSLTPQQLQAIANTQGLLFGEAAKTAGLVDDLAYEDEVVAALRELTGESDDDGDNAAEFRQIDLPTYAATVEDEWATRSASAEVAVVYAEGPIVYGDSGSDGLGTGVIAGDTLARQLRQLRQNDEVKAVVLRVNSPGGSALASEVILREVQLIQAKGIPVVVSMGDVAASGGYWIAASADAIVAQPGTITGSIGVFSLFLNLEDLSNRVGLNWEGVKTAELADIFSVSRPKTEQELGILQGTVDTLYNAFLDRVEGGRQLPRAEVANLAQGRVWSGQAGQSLGLVDELGGLQQAIETAANLAELSEDWRIESYPKPSDWQQFWVTFLGAQGQARGRRPLVTQPFAVSPLATDTLTAQGERFLGDSLALIATLNDPRGLYMRLPYTLRLD from the coding sequence ATGCGGCAGTTTTTGAAGTACACCTTGGCCAGTTTCACTGGGTCAGTTTTGTTTTTTCTGGTGGCGGGTGGGTTGTTGGCCCTAGGGGCCGTGGGGCTGACGGGGGCTCTGATTGCCGGATTGGCCAGGGGCGGCGGTAGCCCCACCGTCGAGAAGGATTCGGTGCTAGTGTACGACCTAGGCACCCTGGTACCTGATACGCCCATGGTTCAGGCTCCAGGGGATTTTGTGGTGAATGGCCGGATGTCGCCCCAGGTGGCCCTACGGCAGGTGGTTTTGGCCCTAGAGGCCGCCGCCGAGGATGATCGAATCGTGGCCCTGTACCTCAAGGGCAGCTCTACCGTGGGGATGGGGCTGGCTAATCAACAGGAGATCACCCAGGTGTTGACCCGGTTTCAGGCATCCGGCAAACCCATCCTGGCCTACGATGTCTCTTGGTCGGAGCGGGAATATGCCCTGGTGGCCCTGGCGGATACCGTTTACCTCCATCCCTTTGGCGACCTGGAAATGAACGGCCTCTACAGCGAAACTCTCTACCAGGCCGACGCCCTAGAAAAGCTGGGCATTGGGGTGCAGGTGACGCGCACCGGAGCCTATAAGTCGGCGGTGGAGCCCTTCACCAACAACGCCATGAGCCCCCAGGAACGGGAGCAAACCCAGCGGTTGCTGCAAGAGATTTGGCAAGGGCTGCTGACGGCCATGGCCCAGCCCCGATCTCTCACGCCCCAGCAGCTTCAGGCGATTGCCAATACCCAAGGGCTGCTGTTTGGCGAAGCGGCGAAGACGGCGGGCTTGGTAGATGACCTAGCCTACGAAGATGAGGTAGTTGCCGCGCTACGGGAGTTGACCGGAGAATCCGACGACGACGGAGACAACGCAGCCGAGTTTCGGCAGATTGACCTCCCAACCTACGCCGCCACCGTAGAAGACGAGTGGGCCACCCGTTCCGCCAGTGCCGAGGTGGCAGTGGTCTACGCCGAAGGCCCGATTGTCTACGGCGATAGCGGATCTGATGGCCTAGGCACCGGGGTGATTGCCGGAGACACCCTAGCCCGCCAACTGCGCCAACTGCGCCAAAATGACGAGGTGAAGGCGGTGGTGCTGCGGGTGAACAGTCCGGGGGGGAGTGCCCTGGCTTCGGAGGTCATTCTGCGGGAAGTGCAGCTGATCCAGGCCAAGGGCATCCCGGTGGTGGTGTCGATGGGGGATGTAGCGGCCTCCGGGGGCTACTGGATTGCCGCTAGTGCCGACGCCATTGTGGCGCAACCGGGCACCATTACGGGCTCCATTGGGGTATTCAGCCTATTTCTAAACCTAGAAGACCTCAGCAATCGTGTGGGCCTCAATTGGGAGGGGGTAAAAACCGCTGAATTGGCCGACATTTTCTCCGTTTCGCGCCCCAAAACCGAGCAGGAACTGGGCATTCTCCAAGGCACCGTCGATACCCTCTACAACGCCTTTTTAGATCGGGTGGAGGGCGGTCGTCAGTTGCCCCGCGCCGAAGTGGCCAACCTAGCCCAAGGGCGGGTGTGGTCGGGCCAAGCGGGCCAAAGCCTAGGACTGGTAGATGAACTGGGGGGGCTTCAGCAGGCCATTGAAACCGCCGCTAACCTGGCGGAACTCAGCGAAGACTGGCGTATAGAAAGCTATCCCAAACCCAGTGATTGGCAGCAGTTTTGGGTCACATTTCTGGGTGCTCAAGGTCAGGCCCGTGGCCGCAGACCCCTAGTTACCCAGCCCTTTGCCGTTTCCCCCCTGGCGACCGATACCCTCACGGCCCAGGGAGAGCGTTTCCTCGGAGACAGCCTTGCCCTGATTGCCACCCTCAACGACCCCCGTGGGCTCTACATGCGCCTACCCTATACCCTCAGACTAGACTAG
- a CDS encoding glycosyltransferase family 2 protein: MFFSVVIPTYNRLPILEKCLRALEQQTYEATLIAGYEVVVVDDGSTDGTVAWLRQHQAELPHVVLFEQDHKGPAAARNLGVEKAQGDTIIFIDSDLVVLEGFLQSHAAALQAAQAKAGHDRFFTYGRVVNTANFDNPTSEPYKITDYSQAFFATGNVAIAKRWLMEAGLFDTQFTLYGWEDLELGVRLKNLGLSLIKVPEAVGYHWHPPFALEDVPSLIDKEIQRGRMGVLFYQKHPTREVRMMIQMTGLHRILWGALSLGGRLNEHTLAPLLRWLIAQGKPQLALEVARVFLNWYNVQGVYAAYAEMQQQGG, encoded by the coding sequence GTGTTTTTTAGCGTTGTCATTCCCACCTACAACCGCCTGCCGATTTTAGAGAAATGTCTGCGGGCGCTGGAACAACAAACCTACGAAGCCACCCTGATCGCAGGCTACGAGGTGGTGGTGGTCGATGATGGCTCCACCGATGGCACCGTGGCTTGGCTGCGACAGCACCAGGCAGAACTGCCCCATGTGGTGCTGTTTGAGCAAGATCATAAAGGCCCCGCCGCCGCCCGCAACCTCGGTGTTGAAAAAGCCCAGGGCGACACCATTATTTTCATCGACAGCGATTTGGTGGTGCTGGAAGGCTTTTTGCAGTCCCACGCCGCCGCCCTGCAAGCAGCCCAGGCCAAGGCAGGCCACGACCGCTTCTTCACCTACGGACGGGTGGTAAATACGGCCAATTTCGACAACCCCACCAGCGAACCCTACAAAATCACCGACTATTCCCAAGCCTTTTTTGCTACGGGCAACGTCGCCATTGCCAAGCGCTGGCTGATGGAGGCGGGCCTGTTTGATACCCAGTTCACCCTCTACGGCTGGGAAGATTTGGAGCTGGGGGTGCGGCTGAAAAACCTGGGGCTGTCCCTGATTAAAGTGCCCGAAGCGGTAGGCTACCACTGGCACCCGCCCTTTGCCCTAGAAGATGTACCCTCGCTGATCGACAAGGAAATTCAGCGGGGCCGCATGGGGGTGCTGTTTTACCAAAAACACCCCACCCGTGAAGTGCGGATGATGATTCAAATGACCGGGCTGCACCGGATTTTGTGGGGTGCGCTCTCCCTGGGCGGACGGCTGAACGAACACACCCTGGCCCCCCTGCTGCGCTGGCTGATTGCCCAGGGCAAACCCCAACTGGCCCTAGAGGTGGCGCGGGTTTTTCTCAACTGGTACAACGTGCAGGGGGTCTACGCCGCCTACGCCGAAATGCAGCAGCAGGGGGGGTGA
- a CDS encoding DUF4327 family protein, translating to MVELTADVAVVHPMVKFQRQVESLVKKSKMVKPSDPIWKIALLFGDDWAHWKKELEEFDFSTQDPIADLLAVQTWEED from the coding sequence ATGGTTGAACTAACTGCCGACGTAGCTGTCGTCCACCCCATGGTGAAATTTCAGCGACAAGTCGAGTCTTTGGTGAAAAAATCCAAAATGGTGAAGCCCAGCGACCCCATTTGGAAAATTGCTTTGCTGTTTGGCGACGATTGGGCCCATTGGAAGAAAGAACTCGAAGAGTTTGACTTTTCCACCCAAGATCCCATCGCCGACCTCCTAGCCGTCCAAACCTGGGAAGAAGATTAG
- the thrS gene encoding threonine--tRNA ligase, translating into MASSAPSVSADSQPMVLPRTSESEALKRIRHTFSHVMAMAVQRLFPKAQVTIGPWIDYGFYYDFDSPEPFTEADLKAIKKEMIKIINKKLPVVQETVTREEAQRRIEALGEPYKLEILQDLQEPITLYHLGEEWWDLCAGPHVVSTADLNPKAFDLESVAGAYWRGDEKRAQLQRIYGTAWETPEQLQEYQRRREEAKRRDHRKLGKELGLFIFADDVGPGLPLWTPKGTVLRETLENFLKQEQVKRGYLPVVTPHIGRVDLFKTSGHWQKYKDDLFPMMGENEDEGFVLKAMNCPFHVQLYKSSLRSYRELPLRLAEFGTVYRYEQSGELGGLTRVRGFTQDDAHLFVTPDQLDDEFLKVVDLIQSTLRALKLDTSFRARLSFRDPASDKYIGSEDAWNKAENAIRRAVETLGMQHFEGIGEAAFYGPKLDFIVRDALDREWQLGTVQVDYNLPERFDLEYVAEDGSRQRPVMIHRAPFGSLERLIGILIEEYAGDFPLWLAPEQMRLLPVTEEQASFAQAVADQFLAQGVRVVVDASGDRLGKMVRNAEKAKVPIMAVIGAKEVKTNALSIRTRAQGELGATPVSEVVERVTQAIREREDF; encoded by the coding sequence ATGGCTTCCTCCGCCCCCTCTGTTTCTGCCGATAGTCAGCCCATGGTGCTGCCCCGCACCAGCGAATCTGAGGCGCTGAAGCGGATCCGTCACACCTTTTCCCATGTGATGGCGATGGCGGTGCAGCGGCTTTTTCCCAAGGCGCAAGTCACTATCGGCCCCTGGATCGACTATGGCTTTTACTACGACTTCGACAGCCCGGAACCCTTCACCGAGGCGGATCTGAAGGCGATTAAGAAGGAGATGATCAAGATCATCAACAAAAAGCTGCCCGTGGTTCAAGAAACCGTGACACGGGAGGAGGCCCAGCGGCGCATCGAAGCCCTGGGGGAACCCTACAAGCTGGAAATTTTGCAAGACCTTCAGGAGCCCATTACCCTGTACCACCTGGGCGAGGAATGGTGGGATCTCTGCGCGGGGCCGCACGTTGTCAGCACGGCTGACCTCAACCCCAAAGCCTTTGATTTGGAGAGCGTGGCCGGGGCCTACTGGCGCGGCGATGAGAAGCGGGCACAACTTCAGCGCATCTACGGCACCGCCTGGGAAACCCCGGAACAACTCCAGGAATACCAGCGGCGACGGGAGGAAGCCAAACGGCGGGATCACCGCAAGCTGGGGAAAGAACTGGGCCTGTTTATTTTTGCCGATGATGTGGGGCCGGGGTTGCCCCTGTGGACCCCCAAGGGCACGGTGCTGCGGGAAACCCTGGAAAACTTTCTGAAGCAAGAGCAGGTAAAGCGGGGCTATCTGCCCGTGGTAACGCCCCACATTGGCCGGGTGGATTTGTTCAAAACCTCGGGCCACTGGCAAAAGTATAAGGACGACCTGTTCCCGATGATGGGCGAAAACGAGGACGAGGGCTTTGTCCTCAAGGCGATGAACTGCCCCTTCCACGTACAACTCTACAAGTCTTCCCTGCGCTCCTATCGGGAACTGCCCCTGCGTTTGGCGGAATTTGGCACCGTCTACCGCTACGAGCAATCCGGTGAGCTGGGTGGCCTGACGCGGGTGCGGGGCTTTACCCAGGACGACGCCCACCTATTTGTCACCCCCGACCAGTTGGACGACGAATTTCTCAAGGTGGTAGATCTGATCCAGTCCACCCTGCGGGCGCTGAAGTTAGACACGTCTTTCCGGGCGCGGCTGAGCTTCCGGGATCCCGCCTCCGACAAATATATCGGCTCCGAGGATGCCTGGAACAAGGCCGAAAACGCGATTCGCCGCGCCGTGGAAACCCTGGGAATGCAGCACTTTGAGGGCATTGGTGAAGCGGCCTTCTACGGCCCCAAGCTCGACTTCATCGTGCGGGATGCCCTAGATCGGGAATGGCAACTGGGCACCGTGCAGGTGGACTACAACCTGCCGGAACGCTTCGACCTGGAATACGTGGCTGAGGATGGCTCCCGTCAGCGTCCGGTGATGATCCACCGCGCCCCCTTTGGCTCTCTGGAACGGCTGATCGGCATTTTGATCGAAGAATACGCCGGAGACTTCCCCCTGTGGCTGGCCCCGGAACAGATGCGGCTGCTGCCCGTCACCGAGGAGCAAGCCAGCTTTGCCCAGGCCGTAGCCGACCAATTCCTGGCCCAAGGGGTGCGGGTGGTGGTGGATGCCAGCGGGGATCGCCTCGGCAAGATGGTACGCAACGCCGAAAAAGCCAAGGTGCCGATCATGGCGGTGATTGGGGCCAAGGAAGTGAAAACCAACGCCCTCAGTATCCGCACCCGTGCCCAGGGCGAACTGGGGGCTACTCCGGTCTCTGAGGTCGTTGAGCGCGTCACCCAAGCCATCCGCGAACGGGAAGACTTTTAG
- a CDS encoding cation:proton antiporter, translating into MDNAFELTLQMVLTVLAGVTAQVVGEFARVPSIIFLLIFGIGLGPDGLGLIHPQSLGVGLEVMVSLSVALILFEGGLSLELSELGQVSSSLRNLVTIGVFVTLIGGGVAAHWLGEFPWSLAFLYASLVVVTGPTVITPLLRQVQVDRKVSTLLEGEGVLIDPVGAVLAVVVLGIILNGDADVGSVVGGLTLRLGIGTVIGAIGGGLIGWFLKKASFVSDDLRNLVVLAGLWGIFGLAQSVRSESGLMATVVAGLLVRSLSVPDERLLLRFKGQLTVLAVSVLFILLAADLSIASVVALGWGAVGTVLVLMLLVRPVSIWLCTQGSGMNWRQKAFLSWIAPRGIVSASVASLFAILLTEQGISGGDAIKALVFLTIIMTVLVQGLTARWVAQGLGIAKANAVGAVIVGCNPLSVLIARLIKDYGDPVVLIDTNEAAQEDAAKEGLDLLISSALDHGVLEQAGLAKAGTFLAITKNGEVNAVVAQRALEEFQPPRVIAVMPTDKDLGEVPNQGKLKEAQTPSLSLKKWNRYLTDGEVRLGETRLRSDATELQQAHLSALVRGGEMIPLLVERDGALQIALGQDAWKVGDRLIYLLHDATPKLLKRLGGSTQPVKLTPEPLPTVEDVPLAPPEPTPALEDPLNPLPTVPDS; encoded by the coding sequence ATGGACAACGCCTTCGAGCTAACGCTGCAAATGGTGCTGACGGTTTTAGCCGGGGTGACGGCTCAGGTGGTGGGCGAGTTCGCACGGGTGCCCAGCATCATCTTTTTGCTGATCTTTGGCATCGGTCTAGGGCCAGATGGCCTGGGGCTGATTCATCCCCAATCCCTGGGGGTGGGGTTGGAGGTGATGGTCTCCCTGAGTGTGGCGCTGATTTTGTTTGAGGGGGGCCTCAGCCTGGAGCTGAGCGAACTGGGCCAGGTGTCTAGCAGTTTGCGGAACCTCGTCACCATTGGCGTGTTTGTCACCCTGATTGGTGGCGGCGTGGCGGCCCACTGGCTGGGGGAATTTCCCTGGTCGTTGGCGTTCCTCTATGCCTCGCTGGTGGTGGTGACTGGCCCCACGGTGATTACGCCCCTGCTGCGCCAGGTGCAGGTAGACCGCAAGGTGTCTACCCTGCTGGAGGGGGAAGGGGTGTTGATCGACCCAGTGGGGGCGGTGCTGGCCGTGGTGGTGCTGGGGATCATCCTCAATGGCGATGCCGATGTGGGGTCGGTGGTGGGTGGCCTCACCCTGCGCCTGGGCATTGGCACGGTGATTGGGGCCATCGGCGGCGGGTTGATCGGCTGGTTTCTGAAGAAAGCCAGTTTCGTCAGCGATGACCTGCGGAACCTGGTGGTGCTGGCGGGGCTGTGGGGCATTTTTGGTCTGGCCCAAAGCGTCCGCAGCGAATCGGGCCTGATGGCGACGGTGGTGGCAGGCCTGCTGGTGCGCTCCCTTTCGGTACCCGATGAACGGCTGCTGCTGCGGTTTAAGGGGCAGCTTACGGTGCTGGCGGTGTCGGTGTTGTTCATCCTGCTGGCGGCGGATTTGTCCATTGCCAGTGTGGTGGCCCTGGGCTGGGGGGCGGTGGGCACGGTGCTGGTGCTAATGCTGCTGGTGCGGCCCGTGAGTATTTGGCTGTGTACCCAGGGCAGCGGCATGAACTGGCGGCAAAAGGCGTTTCTAAGCTGGATTGCCCCGCGCGGCATTGTGTCGGCTTCGGTGGCGTCCCTGTTTGCGATTTTGCTGACGGAACAGGGCATTAGCGGCGGCGATGCCATTAAAGCCCTGGTCTTTCTCACCATTATTATGACGGTGCTGGTGCAGGGGCTGACGGCCCGCTGGGTGGCCCAGGGGCTTGGCATTGCTAAGGCCAATGCGGTGGGGGCGGTGATTGTGGGCTGCAACCCCCTCAGTGTGCTGATTGCCCGCTTGATTAAGGACTACGGCGATCCCGTGGTGCTGATTGACACCAACGAAGCCGCCCAAGAGGATGCCGCCAAGGAGGGGCTTGACCTCCTCATTAGCAGCGCCCTCGATCATGGGGTGCTAGAACAGGCGGGGCTGGCCAAGGCCGGAACCTTTCTGGCTATCACCAAAAACGGCGAAGTCAACGCCGTGGTGGCCCAGCGTGCCCTAGAGGAATTTCAGCCCCCGCGTGTCATCGCCGTTATGCCCACGGATAAAGACCTTGGGGAAGTGCCCAACCAGGGCAAGCTGAAGGAAGCCCAAACCCCCAGCCTCTCGTTGAAAAAGTGGAACCGCTACCTCACGGATGGGGAAGTACGCCTAGGGGAAACCCGCCTGCGATCCGATGCCACCGAACTGCAACAGGCTCACCTGTCAGCCCTGGTGCGCGGCGGCGAGATGATCCCTCTGCTGGTGGAGCGGGACGGTGCCCTCCAGATCGCCCTCGGCCAAGATGCCTGGAAAGTGGGGGATCGCCTCATTTACCTGCTCCATGACGCCACCCCCAAACTCCTCAAGCGCCTTGGGGGCAGCACCCAACCCGTCAAGCTAACCCCCGAACCCTTGCCCACCGTGGAAGATGTGCCCCTAGCCCCCCCGGAACCAACGCCCGCCCTAGAAGATCCACTGAACCCACTGCCCACCGTCCCAGACTCCTGA
- a CDS encoding S8 family serine peptidase, translated as MSTPSLPTLPDRVFAEAVVRSASGASLLDSPEAVTSETVDQFLASADTVQAAAQELRSAGFDVIDIGSISITVAAPPVIYERALSTQLQAVDRPVIKELGQATTSTFINAADTKPFGEVDVSCTPFSQLLDGVALSEPLYYFGCDTPSPTPPLTAEDYLTVPDGVAEGLNAQPAHRQGITGKGIKVVMVDSGWYAHPYFAKHNYNVKVVLAPGSTNSDTDGLGHGTGESANLLAIAPDIELTMVKADVAISGASKHVNAVSALRKAIELRPDIISCSWGSDQRRRIISPYNRVMGAVIADAVRRGITVVFSAGNGQYGFPGQHPDVISAGGVYRYISGPLKGTLEASNYASSFVSPMYPKRNVPDVCGLVGKLPYGSYLMLPIPPGCEIDRRLSALNDGTKVSDGWAAFSGTSAAAPQVAGVCALLKQLNRDLSPAQIKAILRDTAIDVAEGYSNPSSSGAAARAGPDLATGYGLVDTEKAINSVPKFPKAPKDACCEPCASQSDFQSDPQRLPSLPTRSTTMSSEFPKLQKHLDEIRIKIDKMLKDEFIKNELIEEVELEIKPEFFVSRSFQADVVLKLQEILAKLPTTGSGNSKKIDASKIQKQHIFAAQSLLQMSRCEKLAIGVLVSGLESSSEEVPELASKALGEIKKYLANNSIDSFANNGLRSLPGRPLSLPECENLGLDYPCGYKPFS; from the coding sequence ATGAGCACACCGAGTTTGCCTACCCTACCCGACCGCGTCTTTGCCGAAGCCGTGGTGCGTTCTGCCAGTGGCGCGTCGTTGCTAGACAGCCCAGAGGCCGTCACCAGCGAGACGGTGGATCAATTTTTGGCCAGCGCTGACACGGTGCAAGCCGCTGCCCAAGAATTGCGCTCCGCCGGGTTTGACGTTATCGACATCGGCAGTATTTCTATCACCGTAGCGGCTCCCCCAGTCATCTACGAACGCGCCCTCTCTACCCAGCTTCAGGCGGTGGATCGGCCCGTGATCAAAGAACTGGGCCAAGCCACCACCTCCACCTTCATCAACGCCGCCGACACCAAACCCTTTGGCGAAGTGGATGTCTCCTGCACCCCCTTTAGCCAATTGCTGGATGGCGTTGCCCTCAGCGAACCGCTCTATTATTTTGGGTGCGATACCCCCTCACCCACCCCGCCCCTCACCGCCGAAGACTACCTAACCGTGCCCGATGGCGTGGCCGAAGGACTCAACGCCCAACCCGCCCATCGGCAAGGCATCACGGGCAAGGGCATCAAGGTAGTGATGGTGGATAGCGGCTGGTATGCCCATCCCTACTTCGCCAAGCACAACTACAACGTCAAGGTCGTCCTCGCCCCCGGTTCTACAAACAGCGACACCGATGGCCTTGGCCACGGCACCGGAGAATCCGCCAACCTGCTGGCCATCGCCCCCGACATCGAACTCACCATGGTAAAGGCCGATGTGGCGATTTCTGGCGCATCTAAGCACGTCAATGCCGTCAGTGCCCTCCGCAAAGCCATTGAACTGCGGCCCGATATCATCTCCTGTAGCTGGGGTTCCGACCAACGGCGGCGGATCATTTCCCCTTACAACCGCGTCATGGGGGCGGTGATTGCCGATGCGGTGCGGCGCGGCATTACGGTGGTGTTTTCCGCTGGCAACGGCCAATACGGCTTCCCCGGCCAACACCCCGATGTGATCTCGGCGGGTGGCGTCTATCGCTACATCAGCGGCCCCCTCAAGGGCACCCTAGAGGCCAGCAACTACGCCAGCAGCTTTGTCAGCCCCATGTATCCGAAACGCAATGTGCCGGATGTGTGCGGCCTGGTGGGCAAACTGCCCTACGGCAGCTACCTGATGCTGCCCATCCCTCCGGGCTGTGAAATCGACCGTCGCCTCTCCGCCCTCAACGATGGCACTAAGGTGTCCGATGGCTGGGCGGCGTTCAGCGGTACCTCCGCCGCTGCCCCCCAAGTCGCCGGAGTTTGCGCCCTACTGAAACAACTTAACCGCGACCTTTCCCCCGCCCAAATTAAAGCCATCCTGCGAGACACCGCCATTGATGTCGCCGAGGGCTACAGCAATCCCTCCAGCAGCGGAGCCGCCGCCAGGGCAGGCCCAGATTTGGCCACGGGCTACGGGCTGGTGGATACAGAAAAAGCGATCAATTCTGTTCCTAAATTCCCTAAAGCCCCCAAAGACGCTTGTTGTGAACCCTGTGCGTCTCAGTCAGATTTCCAATCAGACCCCCAACGTTTACCCTCATTACCTACCCGGAGCACCACCATGAGCAGCGAATTCCCAAAACTTCAGAAGCATTTGGACGAGATCAGAATCAAGATTGATAAAATGCTGAAGGATGAGTTTATTAAAAATGAACTTATTGAAGAAGTCGAATTAGAGATTAAGCCTGAATTCTTTGTTTCCCGATCTTTCCAAGCTGATGTTGTACTCAAACTTCAAGAGATACTCGCTAAATTGCCTACAACGGGTTCTGGAAATTCAAAAAAAATCGATGCCAGCAAGATTCAGAAACAACATATTTTTGCAGCACAAAGTCTATTGCAGATGTCTCGCTGTGAAAAATTAGCCATTGGAGTTCTGGTCTCAGGTCTAGAAAGTAGCTCAGAGGAAGTTCCTGAACTTGCTTCAAAGGCACTAGGAGAAATAAAAAAATACTTAGCTAACAATAGCATTGATTCTTTTGCCAATAATGGTTTAAGATCTTTGCCTGGCAGACCACTAAGTCTACCGGAATGTGAGAATCTTGGACTTGATTACCCATGTGGATATAAGCCTTTTAGTTGA